The window TGCTTGACTCCTGCTCGCTCCGCCTGGCACTCAGCGTGACCTCCCAAGAGAGGCAGTGTAAGCTCTGCGCTTCTACCTGTGATGGCGACCCTAGCTGCTCCGAACCCTGCGTTGAGCGCTGGGTCGCAGGTCAATTTGGCTATTGACAGGGACAAGGTTCTGGGTTAGGTTAGGTGTAGTTGTTACGGGATTGGCGCGGGCGTCAATCTTTGGGAGGGGAAGAAATATGCCAGCTGTAGTGAATAAGGAAGAGTGCACTGGTTGCGGGATTTGTGTTGATTCTTGCCCGGAGGAAGCTATTACTCTCAATGATGTGGCGGAGGTAGATCCAGAAAAGTGTTCTGAGTGTGGCACTTGCGTAGAAGAGTGCCCGCAGGAATGCATTGAGCTGGAAGATTAAGTGAATTAAGGAACTAACTCGGATTTCGGTTTGGCCCGCCCCATCCCTTAAAAAGTTATCTCCGAGCCGGAAGACCTAACGGACCTAGGCGTCCTGACTTGATCCTACGGTTAAGTAGGCGCTCGAGTCAGGCGCCAGGTTCCATGGTCCCCGGCCAGCCTTTGGCCGAGCGTAGCGGCGGAAGGCTCGGGGCTTATCTGGAAACGGATAAGCCTCCCGTCTTGGAAAGGAGGCTGATTACATATGCTTGCCCTGAGTATTGTATAGCCGACATCTAGGTTTTTGATGCCGGCTTTTTTGTGCCCGCACAAGTTTCACGGAGGTGCTATAGCCCCAAATCGCAGCATCGCCATTAATTGGCCATTTGCTGATACTGTTTGGCGTCAAGGTGGGTATTGGGGGGTATTGGCTGGGTGGGTGCAGCTGAAGAGGTTGAAACCCGATGTGAATTGTTTGGCGGAGGTGCAAACTATGGCCAGATCTAGGTTTTGGATAGGATTGCTGATGGTGGTTGCCTTGGTAATCTGGACAAGTGGCTGCGGGCCCAAAAAGCCAGAGCCGGCTTCGCTTAAAGGCCAGGTTACGGTGTCAGCTGCTATGAGCCTCAAAGAGGCGCTAGAGGAGACCAAGGCGGCCTACCAAAAACAGCATCCCCAGGAGCAGATAATCCTTAACTTTGGCAGCTCGGGAGCCCTACAAACTCAGATCGAGCAAGGGGCCCCAGTAGATATATTTATTTCAGCGGCGGCCAAACAAATGGATGAGCTGGAAAAGAAAGGGTTGCTCGTGTCTGGTTCCAGGCGGGATTGGGTCCAAAACCAAGTGGTATTGGTGGTACCGGCAGGAAGCCGGTCGCCGATTAAGAGTTTTGAAGACCTTAAAGGCGCGACTAGATCTCCGTTGCGAATCTGCATCGGCGATCCCGCCAGCGTCCCGGCTGGACAATACGCCCAGAAAGTACTTGAACACCTAGGTATTTGGGAGAGCCTAAGGCCCAAACTGATCCTGGCCAAGGACGTGCGCCAAGTATTAACCTATGTGGAGACCCATGAGGTTGATGCCGGGATTGTCTACAGAACCGACGCCTTGAGCTCGAGCAAAGTCCAGGTGGTGGCGGAGGCTCCAGCCGGTTCGCATCCGCCGGTGGTTTACCCGGCCGCCCTTATAAGCGGCGGGCCGGGGAGATCGGCGGCACAGGAGTTTTTTGACTTTCTCTGGAGCCAAGAGGCGGTTGATATCTTAAAGAAGCACGGGTTCACTCCAGTTACCACGGCTAAGTCCTAGGGCAGCTAGAGTTTATCCCCGGCAGAGCTTCTTTGGGAGCGGGTGTGGGACCAGACCAAGCTCAATGCGAACCCAGCGCTACCTGCCAGAACCATGCTGGCACCGGATGCTAAGTTAAAGGCAAAGGATAGCCACAAGCCGATCAAGTTGGCCCCTACTCCGGCTAACACGCTGTATAGGATCATTTTCTGGTAAGTGGGGGCCAACTGCCGGCCGGTGGCGGCGGGCAAAACCAATAGGGCCGAGGCCAGGATTATCCCGGCAATCTTTACTGCTACAATCACACAAATGGCTAGGACTATTAAAAGTGAAAAGTGAAGAAACCGAGAAGGCAAGCCGCAGGCCTCGGCCTGCTCGGGGTCAAAGCACCAGGCCAAGAGGTAACGGAAAAAGAGGGCAAAGAAGGATACAGCCAAGGTAGCTACCGCCACCACCAAGTACAGATCGGTTTTGGACACGGCCAATATGTTGCCAAATAAGTAGCCAAAAACGTCCACATAGCCGTGGTAGAAGCCGAGCAGGGCTATTCCTAAGGCCATGGAAGCTGAGAACAGGATGCCGATGGCCGTATCTTCGTGGATATGGCCTTTTTGGCTCAACCAGCCGCTTACCGCTGCTGCAAAAACGGCAAATAGTCCCCCAGTGAGGGTAGGGTTGATGCCGGCGACCAGGCCCAGGGCAATACCTCCAAAGGCGGAATGAGCGATGCCGCTGCCGATGAAGGCCAGTTGCTTGGTGACCACAAAAAAGGAGGCTAGCGAACAAATTATTCCTAGGATTAGGCTGACTAACAACGCCCTCTGGAAGAATTCGTAGCTGAGGGCGGATGCCAGAGCGCTCAACATCCTAATACTTCCTTTCCAATCGGGGAAGTACCCAAGACTGCCGCTTGCGAGCTTTGGCCATTCTGCTCGCACCCAGCCGTGGCATGCAGCTGACCCTGGTCGAGTATCAGCAGCCGATCGGCCCAGCGGTTTACCTCTGGGAGGTTGTGGGAGACCATTAGTACGGTGAGCTCTAACTGCTGGTCTAAGAAATCCAGCAGGTCAAAGAAATGCCTTTGGGCAGAAAGATCTAAGCTGCTGGTGGGTTCGTCTAAAAGTAGCAATCGGGGACGATGGTTTAAGGCCCGGGCCAAGAGGGCTAGCTGCTGTTGCCCGCCGGAAAGCTGGCTTATAGGTTGCTTGCGCAAATGGTCGATGCCTACCATGGCCAGGGTGTCTAGCAAATTGGCCTGGGCCGCCCGGGGCCAATGCCAACCGCCAAACCACCCTTCCCCAGGCCACCCTGACAAGACTACGTCCTCAACTTTAAGCGGTAGCCAAGGGTTGAAGTGGGGGCGCTGGGGCATGTAGCCGACCAGATGGCGGGCCTGGGTCTTGTGCGATGGGTCCATATCCATGAGCAGAATTTTTCCCTTATAGGGGCGGATAAGCCCGAGAATGAGACGTAGCAAAGTAGTCTTTCCGGCTCCGTTTGGTCCTACTAGAGCTACCATTTCTCCAGCGTCTAAAGTCAGGTTTACGTCTTTAAAGAGGGGCTTTGGGCCCCAATAATGATCTAGACCTTCTATCGTAACTAAAGACAAGGTTTAGCTCCTCCTCGGTTGTTTAGCTGTTTTCCTTATCGCCCTTGCAAGGCCTTGGCCCACATGGTCAAATTGTAATCCATAAGCGCCAAGTAACTATTACGGCCGGGCAGTTGGGGGCCGCCCAGGGGGTCGAGCACGTAGACTGCGCCTCCCACTTCGGCAGCCAGGGCTTGAGCCACTTGAGAATTGGTCTGGGGTTCGGCGATGACCGGTACCGGCAAACCGGTGCGGCTTTTTTGTTGCCTTGCTCGAGCAACTATAGCGGCCATCTCTTGGGCGGATATCTCTTCTCCTGGATGCTCTTCAATGGTTCCCAAAACAGCCAGGCCGTAGCGCAAGGCAAATCCATCCCAAGCGCCGTGCATCTGGATGAACTGTCGCTGTTTGAGCGGCCCCAGAGTAGTAGCGATGGCCTGATCGAGCTGGGTCAGCTGAGCCTGGTAGGCAACTAGGTTTTTCTGGAAAACCTCCTTGCCTTGGGGATCAACTTGGGCCAGGAAACCAGCAATAGCCGGCGCCAGGCGATCGCGCACCAAAATAGGGTCCAGCCACAGGTGGGGGTTAAGCGGGGCGTTATGGGGGGAGGCGCCCGGCGGCAGTGGTTGGCTGGCATCGCCACGTCCTTCGCTGGTCACTTTATAAAGATTAAGTAGCGCCATGTTGGCGGTGGCTGAGGTCACTAGGCCTTGTGCCCAGTCATCCAGCCCTCCTCCCACCATAATTAAGCCTTTAGCTTGAGCCAAAGCCTTGAGTTGCTCAGGCTTGGGCTCAAAAGCATGGGGACTCGCTCCTGGGGGCAATACCGTAATTACCTTAACCCGGTCTCCAGCTATGTTTTGAGCAACGTCAGCAATAGGGAAGATGGTGGCTGCTACCGCTGGAGCCGAGCAGCCATTACCTTGGTTTATGGATTCTAGTACTGAGCCGGTCCCCGGCCCGCTGCTCAGCCCTCAGCTGGAACCGCTGGGGAAAGTAGTCGAGGTTTGGCAACCAAAAGCCA is drawn from Clostridia bacterium and contains these coding sequences:
- a CDS encoding 4Fe-4S binding protein, translated to MPAVVNKEECTGCGICVDSCPEEAITLNDVAEVDPEKCSECGTCVEECPQECIELED
- the modA gene encoding molybdate ABC transporter substrate-binding protein; its protein translation is MARSRFWIGLLMVVALVIWTSGCGPKKPEPASLKGQVTVSAAMSLKEALEETKAAYQKQHPQEQIILNFGSSGALQTQIEQGAPVDIFISAAAKQMDELEKKGLLVSGSRRDWVQNQVVLVVPAGSRSPIKSFEDLKGATRSPLRICIGDPASVPAGQYAQKVLEHLGIWESLRPKLILAKDVRQVLTYVETHEVDAGIVYRTDALSSSKVQVVAEAPAGSHPPVVYPAALISGGPGRSAAQEFFDFLWSQEAVDILKKHGFTPVTTAKS
- a CDS encoding metal ABC transporter permease, whose product is MLSALASALSYEFFQRALLVSLILGIICSLASFFVVTKQLAFIGSGIAHSAFGGIALGLVAGINPTLTGGLFAVFAAAVSGWLSQKGHIHEDTAIGILFSASMALGIALLGFYHGYVDVFGYLFGNILAVSKTDLYLVVAVATLAVSFFALFFRYLLAWCFDPEQAEACGLPSRFLHFSLLIVLAICVIVAVKIAGIILASALLVLPAATGRQLAPTYQKMILYSVLAGVGANLIGLWLSFAFNLASGASMVLAGSAGFALSLVWSHTRSQRSSAGDKL
- a CDS encoding metal ABC transporter ATP-binding protein, with amino-acid sequence MSLVTIEGLDHYWGPKPLFKDVNLTLDAGEMVALVGPNGAGKTTLLRLILGLIRPYKGKILLMDMDPSHKTQARHLVGYMPQRPHFNPWLPLKVEDVVLSGWPGEGWFGGWHWPRAAQANLLDTLAMVGIDHLRKQPISQLSGGQQQLALLARALNHRPRLLLLDEPTSSLDLSAQRHFFDLLDFLDQQLELTVLMVSHNLPEVNRWADRLLILDQGQLHATAGCEQNGQSSQAAVLGTSPIGKEVLGC
- a CDS encoding zinc ABC transporter substrate-binding protein, which translates into the protein MSSGPGTGSVLESINQGNGCSAPAVAATIFPIADVAQNIAGDRVKVITVLPPGASPHAFEPKPEQLKALAQAKGLIMVGGGLDDWAQGLVTSATANMALLNLYKVTSEGRGDASQPLPPGASPHNAPLNPHLWLDPILVRDRLAPAIAGFLAQVDPQGKEVFQKNLVAYQAQLTQLDQAIATTLGPLKQRQFIQMHGAWDGFALRYGLAVLGTIEEHPGEEISAQEMAAIVARARQQKSRTGLPVPVIAEPQTNSQVAQALAAEVGGAVYVLDPLGGPQLPGRNSYLALMDYNLTMWAKALQGR